CCCCACGTGGAGACGGCCTCGGGCATGCTGCTGCCCGATGACTACCTCAAGCGTGTGGCGCAAGCCGTGCATGGCGTCGGCGGCATGCTCGTGCTCGACTGCATCGCCTCCGGCACGCTATGGGTGGACATGCAGGCGATCGGGGTGGATGTGCTGATCAGCGCGCCACAGAAAGGCTGGAGCGGCTCACCCTGCTGCGCCATGGTGATGTTCTCGCCCCTCGCGCTGGAGCGGCTCGAGTCCACCACCAGCAGCAGTTTCGCCGCCGACCTGCGCAAGTGGCGCGCGATCATGCAGGCCTACGAGGAGGGCGCCCACGCCTACCACGCCACCATGCCCACCGACAGCCTGATCCAGCTGCGCGACGTCATGCGTGAAGCCGAGCGTCACGGCTTCGCCACGCTGCACGCCCAGCAGCAGAAGCTGGGCGACGAGGTGCGCGCCCTGCTCGCCCGCCATGGCATCAAGAGCGTCGCCGCTGAGGGCTTCCAGGCGCCCGGCGTGGTGGTCAGCTACACCCAGGACGCGGCGATTGCCAGCAAGTTCATGGCCGCCGGGCTGCAGGTAGCCGCCGGAGTACCCTTGATGTGCGACGAGGGAGAGGGGTTCGGCACCTTCCGGATCGGCCTGTTCGGCCTGGACAAGTTGCAGCACATTTCACGCACCGTCGAGGCGCTGGAAACGGCACTGTCTCAGTTCGATTGATAAGCCGATGTTTCCCCTTGGTCCGCGATAGCCTAGAGTTGAGGGATCAATACGCCTGTGACCAAGGGATGGATGAATGAATATCCAGGAAAATACCTCAAGAACCCGCACCGTTTCTCAGCGCCAGCAGCTCTCCCTGTTCGCTCGTAATTTCTTCAAGCACCCCAGAATGCTTGGCTCGATCATTCCCAGCTCGCCGTTCCTGGTCAGGCGGCTGCTGGATCAAGCCGACTGGGAGCGGGCCAGGGTACTGGTGGAGTACGGCCCCGGCGTCGGCACGATCAGTCGCGAGATCCTGAGCCGTATGCATCCCGAGGCGCGCTTGGTGGTAGTGGAAACCAACGAGGACTTCGTCAACTTTCTGCACGAGTCGATTCCCGATCCGCGCCTGCTGGTGGTGCATGGCTCGGCGGAGGATATCAAGGCGATTCTTGCCGAGCACAACCTCGACGGCGCCGATCACGTGATCGCCGGCATCCCCTTCAGCACCATGCCCGATGCGCTGCGCCGGGGCGTGCTCCAGGCGACCCAGGAGGCGCTCAATCCCACCGGGTCGATGCTGATCTATCAGTTCTCGCCCAAGGTGCATTCAGACCTGCAGCAGGTCTTCTCGAATGTCCGCAAAGGCTTCGAGCCGCTCAACATCCCTCCCGCGCAAGTCTATTTCTGTACGCCATAGCGTGTGGCTCGCTGCCTCAGACCACCATCACTCGCGGTGCGTCCGGGCGCCGTCGGGTCGGGCCTGCAGGACCGGCGCCCCCTCGGCGTCGGTGACCACCACGTCGAACGCATCGAGATGAGCGAAATAGGCCGGGCGCACCACCCCAAACTTGCTGGCATCGACCACCAGGATGGTCTGCATGGCGGTATCGATCGCTGCCTGCTTGGGCGCCACTTCATGGAAATGGAAGCAGCTCACCCCCCGCTGCGCATGAACTCCCCCCGCCGAGATGAACGCCTTGTTGATGCCCAGCCGAGCTACCGCAGCATACATCTCGTCACTACCGAAGGATTGCGATGAGCCATGGTAGATGCCGCCGAGCAGAATCAGCCGCACATTGGGCAACCTGCCCACGGCGTTGGCGACATTCAGCGCATAGGTCACCACGGTCAGCTCGCGAAGGCCTGCCAGTGATGAAATGAGCGGGATCAGCGTGGTACCGCAGTCGATGAACAGCGTATCGCCCGGCTCGATGAAGGTAGCGGCGCACTGGCACAGGCGATGCTTGCTCAGGTAATGGCTGCTCTGCTGCTCGTCGAGATCATAGACCGGGGCGAATTGCGGGTTATCGGCCATGACCAGGCGTCCGCCGAGAAAGGTCATGCGCCCTTCGCTTGCCGCCACGTCGCGGCGAATGGTCATCTCCGACACGCCACACAGCCTTGCCGCCTCGCTGAGGTGGATCGTCCCGCCACCACTCAGGGCGTCCTGCAACCTGGCCAGGCGCGTTGCGCTGCGGCCACTCATCGACACCGACTCCACATCCTTCACCGCTCATCTGGTTGGCTGCTCCCTATGCTGAGCCAGCCGCCACGGAAATTCCACTGCAACCGCTGCTTGTGACGCGCCGCACAATTCAATGTGACAAGCGTCGCAATTTTGTTAGAAAAATAACACTCCTTGTTGCAGAATTAACAACTGCTTCGCTTTTTCTACCCGATAACTTCGGAACAACAACGATAACCTCCTCGAGGACATCATGGAAATCGTACGCACCTCTTCTGTCGCCACCCTTGGCGCGGGCCTTCTGCTTGCCTGTTCCACTACTGCCGTCCAGGCGAGCAGTTGGTCACCGGCATGGTCGTTTGCCAACGTCTCGCTCAACTACCTCGACTGGTCCTCCGGCACCGTAGCGCGAACTGCCGGCAATGCTGCCAAGAGCGATTTCTTCTTCCTCGAACTCGAGGGGGGCGTAGGCTTCGAGTGGGGAGAGTTCTACGGC
This DNA window, taken from Halomonas sp. TA22, encodes the following:
- a CDS encoding class I SAM-dependent methyltransferase; this encodes MNIQENTSRTRTVSQRQQLSLFARNFFKHPRMLGSIIPSSPFLVRRLLDQADWERARVLVEYGPGVGTISREILSRMHPEARLVVVETNEDFVNFLHESIPDPRLLVVHGSAEDIKAILAEHNLDGADHVIAGIPFSTMPDALRRGVLQATQEALNPTGSMLIYQFSPKVHSDLQQVFSNVRKGFEPLNIPPAQVYFCTP
- a CDS encoding aminotransferase class V-fold PLP-dependent enzyme, whose product is MPGLLSDVDPQGLLEYSVVYTDRSVNHMSQKFQGAMRDISATLKEVYRAEAVAIVPGSGTFGMEAVARQFATGRKTLVIRNGWFSYRWSQIFEMGNIPASSQVLKARRSEARADAPFAPAPIEEVVAAIEAQKPDLVFAPHVETASGMLLPDDYLKRVAQAVHGVGGMLVLDCIASGTLWVDMQAIGVDVLISAPQKGWSGSPCCAMVMFSPLALERLESTTSSSFAADLRKWRAIMQAYEEGAHAYHATMPTDSLIQLRDVMREAERHGFATLHAQQQKLGDEVRALLARHGIKSVAAEGFQAPGVVVSYTQDAAIASKFMAAGLQVAAGVPLMCDEGEGFGTFRIGLFGLDKLQHISRTVEALETALSQFD
- a CDS encoding DeoR/GlpR family DNA-binding transcription regulator; this translates as MSGRSATRLARLQDALSGGGTIHLSEAARLCGVSEMTIRRDVAASEGRMTFLGGRLVMADNPQFAPVYDLDEQQSSHYLSKHRLCQCAATFIEPGDTLFIDCGTTLIPLISSLAGLRELTVVTYALNVANAVGRLPNVRLILLGGIYHGSSQSFGSDEMYAAVARLGINKAFISAGGVHAQRGVSCFHFHEVAPKQAAIDTAMQTILVVDASKFGVVRPAYFAHLDAFDVVVTDAEGAPVLQARPDGARTHRE